A part of Arachis hypogaea cultivar Tifrunner chromosome 12, arahy.Tifrunner.gnm2.J5K5, whole genome shotgun sequence genomic DNA contains:
- the LOC112727700 gene encoding cytochrome b5, with translation MGKVFTLADVSSHNHRKDCWLVIHGKVYDVTKFLEDHPGGDEVLLSSTGKDASNDFDDIGHSTSAVAMMDEFYIGEIDSSTIPSKVKYTPPKQPHYNQDKTPQFVIKLLQFLLPLLILGLAVGIRFYTKSS, from the exons atgggTAAGGTTTTTACTTTGGCTGACGTTTCTTCCCACAACCACCGCAAAGATTGCTGGCTCGTCATTCATGGCAAG GTTTATGATGTGACCAAGTTCTTAGAGGACCACCCTGGTGGGGATGAAGTCCTGTTGTCTTCCACAG GGAAAGATGCGTCTAATGATTTTGACGatattggtcacagcaccagcgCCGTGGCGATGATGGATGAGTTCTACATCGGAGAAATCGATTCATCAACCATTCCATCCAAGGTTAAGTACACTCCCCCAAAACAACCTCACTACAACCAGGACAAGACGCCACAGTTTGTCATCAAGCTTCTCCAGTTCCTACTCCCTCTGCTCATCTTGGGTTTGGCCGTCGGAATTCGCTTCTACACCAAATCATCATGA